GAGGCATCAGCTTCATGCGGTTGTTAGGCGATATGTGTCCCAACAATCACAAGTGGCTTCAATCGCAAAATCTCCTTCGCAGCAGGACTATTCATCGCGTGCCACAAATCCCAATCATGCTGTAGGCCAAGCCAAAAGAGCGCGGTCATCCCAAGTACCCGAGACAACCGCATGGCAGTATCCGGTGTGACAGAACGGCGACCCTTGATGATCTCGTTCAGACAAGGTTATGAGACTCCCAGCCTTAGCGCCAACTCAATCTGCTTTACACCCAGAGGCTTGATGAACTCCTCGAGCAGCATGTCGCCAGGATGTGCAGGTGGCCGCTTGAGCGGAAGTCTCCGTCCACTTTCGCTAGTGGTAGTCGATGATTTCGACTTCGTGGGCATGTCCATTCTCCCATGGGAAACAAATCCGGAATTGCGGATTGATCCGGATGCTGCAAAGGCCCCTCAGGTTCCCCTTCAACCACTCCATTCGGTTTCCAGGGGGCATTTGAAGCTCTGCCAGATTCCGTACACGGTTGAGTTGATCCAGCTTCCGCCACGCAATTGGCCAAACGGATTGCGGGCAGCATTACCGCGCACTGCTGGAGGCAACGCCGTTGAATGCATCCTCTGCGCCAGGGCTCTTGAAAGACTGTATCATGGGACCCACTATAACGCGGGGCATTATACTAGTCAAGGCAATACAGGAAGCCGCGCAGGTCGACCCAATGCACCTTGATTCGCCTGACGTCGCGTCAAGAGGTGGAATTTCTGGAATACTTGCAGCGTCCGATGAGGTCGCCCTGGTTGACCGTATCTCCAACCTCAACCGGTACAGTGCCGGGAATGAGATGCGCGTGGAAACCGTATTCGCCTTCGCCATGTCGGATGATGACGTGATTGCCGGCAATCTGCGTGGCGAGGAAATCCGGCATGAAGTACCCGATGAACGGCGACTCGTGGTGCCCATCATGTACAGCGACGACCTCCCCATCCGCTGCGGCGAGGATCGCTTCTGCATACCAGCAGTAGTCCTTCAGGTGCTGTCCGTTGCCGCGGTGGTGCGCTGAACAGTCGCCCGCGTGATGCAGTCGATGGGCCTGCGCGGTGTGGTCCGCAGTCACCGCGTGCGCACGACCATCCCGGATATCCATGCGGAGCGACCGCTGGATCTCGTACACCGCAACTTCACGGCCACGCGACCGAATCAGTTGTGGGTCTTGGACTTTACCAACGTCGCCACGTGGCGCGGCTTCGCATATGGCGCGTTTCTCATTGAGATGTTTTCGCGTCGCATTGTGGGCTGGCGCGCCAATGCACCGTTGCGCAGTGACATGGCGTTGGACGCGCTGCAAGAAGCCTTGTGCAACCGTGAGACCGACGCGCCCTTCATCCATCCAGCGACCGTGGGTCGCAGTATTCATCCAGGTTCGACTCGGAGAGTTCAGCGGAAGCCAGCATTGAACCGTCGGTCGTAAGCCGTGGTGACAGCCACGACAACGCACTCGCCGTAACCATTGTCAGCTTATTCAAAACGGAAGTGATTCACTGGGCCGGTCCGTGGCGGAGCAGTGACGAAGTTGAGGTCGCCACGTTGGAATGGGTGAGCTGGTTTGACACCCAACGCTTGTAGGAACCGATTGGCTATTTGCCGCCGGTAGAGTTTGAAGCACAGTATTGCACCGACTGCGCGGACTTCGCCGCGCTGGCACACAAGTAAAACAGTCTCCGTTAAACCCGGGGCTATTCACGCTTTACAGCAATGGATTTTTTACTTAAAGTGTTCATCATGACGGACCTGACCCGACTTCGTGGACACCTGACACGCTCTGCCTTCAGGGCGGAGGTGGCACATGCGAGTGGCACGACGCCCCACGCCCGGGCTGATTTGTCACTCGGATCTCGGCAGCCAATGCACGTCGACCGCGTATCGCGCGGAACTGGAGGCGCATGGAATGCTGGTGAGCATGAGTGGGCGAGGTAACCGTTACGACAACGCCGTGGCTGAGAGCTTCTTTGCCACGCGGGGTTCGAACTGATCATGCGCAGCGACTGGCACACGCGGGAAGAAGCGCGACGCGCGAACTCCCGGTACATCGAAACTCGGTACAACCGCAAACGTCGGCATTCTACGCTCGGCTACGCCAGTCCGGCGGAGTTCGAAGTGCAGCAGCAAATGGCCGCGTGATTCCTTTCACGTACTTGTCAACTATCCGGGGAAAGCTCATGAAATATTTGTTCACAATTCTCTTTTTTTCTTGCTCATTCAGTGCTTTTGCTCAAAATCGCCCCCTCGAGGATAAAGCAGTTGAGGTAGAACACAAGTGGAGGGTCAGTACGCCTTATTTTGTTTTGACAGATCCTCTTGGAGGGCATTGGAACGATCGAACAAGTACTCAAATGATCGAGATTCATGTAAAACGCAATCTGGATGACAAGAACATCATAGGACTGAAGTTCGCTACATGGCGATTGTTTCAACCCATGGGAATCACCTGGTGGGATGGTCTTCTGGACAAAATTGAGTCTGGAAGTGAATTCTACGATGGATACTTGAGAGAAACAGGAATTGGCGTCACATACCAACGCATGCTATTGAAAGGGCTTTTTGCAACTATTGAAGTGTTGCCACAAATTCAAACCTATACCGAT
This window of the Candidatus Delongbacteria bacterium genome carries:
- a CDS encoding DDE-type integrase/transposase/recombinase — encoded protein: MRVARRPTPGLICHSDLGSQCTSTAYRAELEAHGMLVSMSGRGNRYDNAVAESFFATRGSN
- a CDS encoding DDE-type integrase/transposase/recombinase → MRTTIPDIHAERPLDLVHRNFTATRPNQLWVLDFTNVATWRGFAYGAFLIEMFSRRIVGWRANAPLRSDMALDALQEALCNRETDAPFIHPATVGRSIHPGSTRRVQRKPALNRRS
- a CDS encoding M23 family metallopeptidase, whose amino-acid sequence is MDIRDGRAHAVTADHTAQAHRLHHAGDCSAHHRGNGQHLKDYCWYAEAILAAADGEVVAVHDGHHESPFIGYFMPDFLATQIAGNHVIIRHGEGEYGFHAHLIPGTVPVEVGDTVNQGDLIGRCKYSRNSTS
- a CDS encoding IS3 family transposase — translated: MRSDWHTREEARRANSRYIETRYNRKRRHSTLGYASPAEFEVQQQMAA